In the Drosophila gunungcola strain Sukarami unplaced genomic scaffold, Dgunungcola_SK_2 000001F, whole genome shotgun sequence genome, one interval contains:
- the LOC128262145 gene encoding uncharacterized protein LOC128262145 isoform X2, with protein MDNSSEGDNSQTRRGNYDMVKWPLMLSISSRGIGFNVAMTVYQGVSQSQTLWTPDIYALYRVSLAAFEAKLRRVKEACPTICRYMEHVAYLKVDPKFESVNDVTYLPVFPADKVDSKGHFIPRAENVIYSNLRRTVVALASPETPLPYRIIFEQDNAIPGAIWSDHVLLNADEIIPEAHSADDLDRDYRDITPWLHTLQTLAPKLFSGNLTLDTTGNKAMFLCNSQNGLRIPPRNGDEDIEVYARRMMPIGNIASFFYSPVELVAKEQFEGIACLLGERTRYKDLLLPLGVLRLEAACSFVIDRLDYRLATEWSYRLSS; from the exons AATGCTCAGCATATCGAGTCGTGGCATAGGATTTAACGTTGCAATGACTGTGTACCAGGGAGTATCGCAATCTCAAACCCTATGGACCCCGGATATCTACGCTCTATATCGCGTTAGCCTGGCCGCTTTTGAAGCCAAGTTACGGCGGGTGAAGGAGGCTTGTCCAACGATTTGCCGATATATGGAGCACGTTGCATATCTGAAAGTTGATCCAAAATTCGAATCC GTTAATGATGTTACTTACCTACCGGTTTTTCCCGCCGATAAAGTCGACTCCAAGGGGCACTTCATCCCACGCGCCGAGAATGTGATCTACTCGAATCTACGTAGAACCGTCGTAGCGTTGGCTTCGCCAGAAACTCCATTGCCGTACAGGATAATCTTTGAGCAGGACAATGCGATTCCGGGAGCAATTTGGAGCGATCATGTTCTGCTGAATGCCGACGAGATAATTCCTGAAGCACATTCGGCTGATGATCTCGACAGGGATTACCGGGATATAACACCATGGCTACATACCTTGCAGACACTCGCTCCGAAACTCTTTTCTGGAAATCTTACCCTCGACACAACTGGCAATAAAGCCATGTTTCTTTGTAATTCCCAAAATGGCCTACGAATACCGCCTAGAAATGGTGATGAGGACATTGAAGTATATGCCAGGCGCATGATGCCAATTGGGAACATAGcatcatttttttattctccCGTTGAGTTGGTGGCAAAAGAACAGTTTGAGGGCATCGCATGCTTACTTGGAGAACGCACCCGATACAAGGATTTACTTTTACCACTCGGAGTACTTCGGCTTGAAGCGGCTTGCTCTTTTGTGATTGATCGGCTAGATTATCGATTAGCCACTGAATGGTCCTATAGGCTTTCGTCTTAA
- the LOC128262145 gene encoding uncharacterized protein LOC128262145 isoform X1, whose translation MVKWPLMLSISSRGIGFNVAMTVYQGVSQSQTLWTPDIYALYRVSLAAFEAKLRRVKEACPTICRYMEHVAYLKVDPKFESASRSIQLPEPLRKVINYVGILQVNDVTYLPVFPADKVDSKGHFIPRAENVIYSNLRRTVVALASPETPLPYRIIFEQDNAIPGAIWSDHVLLNADEIIPEAHSADDLDRDYRDITPWLHTLQTLAPKLFSGNLTLDTTGNKAMFLCNSQNGLRIPPRNGDEDIEVYARRMMPIGNIASFFYSPVELVAKEQFEGIACLLGERTRYKDLLLPLGVLRLEAACSFVIDRLDYRLATEWSYRLSS comes from the coding sequence AATGCTCAGCATATCGAGTCGTGGCATAGGATTTAACGTTGCAATGACTGTGTACCAGGGAGTATCGCAATCTCAAACCCTATGGACCCCGGATATCTACGCTCTATATCGCGTTAGCCTGGCCGCTTTTGAAGCCAAGTTACGGCGGGTGAAGGAGGCTTGTCCAACGATTTGCCGATATATGGAGCACGTTGCATATCTGAAAGTTGATCCAAAATTCGAATCCGCAAGTCGTAGCATTCAACTACCGGAACCGCTTAGAAAGGTGATTAATTACGTGGGCATATTGCAGGTTAATGATGTTACTTACCTACCGGTTTTTCCCGCCGATAAAGTCGACTCCAAGGGGCACTTCATCCCACGCGCCGAGAATGTGATCTACTCGAATCTACGTAGAACCGTCGTAGCGTTGGCTTCGCCAGAAACTCCATTGCCGTACAGGATAATCTTTGAGCAGGACAATGCGATTCCGGGAGCAATTTGGAGCGATCATGTTCTGCTGAATGCCGACGAGATAATTCCTGAAGCACATTCGGCTGATGATCTCGACAGGGATTACCGGGATATAACACCATGGCTACATACCTTGCAGACACTCGCTCCGAAACTCTTTTCTGGAAATCTTACCCTCGACACAACTGGCAATAAAGCCATGTTTCTTTGTAATTCCCAAAATGGCCTACGAATACCGCCTAGAAATGGTGATGAGGACATTGAAGTATATGCCAGGCGCATGATGCCAATTGGGAACATAGcatcatttttttattctccCGTTGAGTTGGTGGCAAAAGAACAGTTTGAGGGCATCGCATGCTTACTTGGAGAACGCACCCGATACAAGGATTTACTTTTACCACTCGGAGTACTTCGGCTTGAAGCGGCTTGCTCTTTTGTGATTGATCGGCTAGATTATCGATTAGCCACTGAATGGTCCTATAGGCTTTCGTCTTAA
- the LOC128262127 gene encoding nonsense-mediated mRNA decay factor SMG5 isoform X1, with the protein MQSGLPLEMEATLSSGGSNTSSECAMDSGTNRCRGLEPNNGTCTLSQEVKDLYRSLYTASKQLDDAKKNVQTVGQLFQHEIEEKRSLLVQLCKQIIFKDYQSVGKKVREVMWRRGYYEFIAFVKKSWHKQCQDAANAQENMQKLERFLCAGIFNYKRLSSRMEEIYDLDLKYLIDFSIISDGYISDMIGDTKEASHSGTQAVDKSLEAVSFALDTIHSSLLSLGDLHRYFLDFRIDSKLSISKEQVAKYYLEAFKLNPAIGMAQNQLGTLYYGQNHDLDSTYHYLYSLVCIIPFELSENNLNKLFGKHTEYLEQMDPEKLDFSIEDFFARFYLIVDIFFFDKEVPDFNALCHCVLIDLRKILCSQQLRVPEPSIFKIVSILFFCLSKLKMINSPKVYSLHAFLVAACSDLMDACIVSIEQTILARAQDNERFQKEYEQRFQEFDTVVRKSRNEYKNWLAAVGECERKDKKMMPRPHSLKDCSSDSRDSQHSGEEAKTQEAADGDKIGEAVSTRSSDEAKESDLKTPLSCKSKRRGMRLRRRRRKIAQSDDSSCYDSESDLDTDFYSDEEDYTDLSSNFDTDFSDIDAADPGEPCGEEHYGAASYIKKERKCGGGLGGGLVYSDNEDVVIEEEKIVYPEEVERRSNSQEVDSEELLRSFEVLQLNFKSAEEAQTKKPVEGVQTAPPAPVSFSEPPKKLVYRNKYTKINPNIVIDCLHNEPTIRALKMLFDWLRINPEILIGCYHSNPEFVHKIMKLLNYCNIDVFTRKVYFERELLTTANVRDSLVELFDVRANVPLTEDFAFKNFDIFQSTQITLDWETIIRERVTPHEESILRIFKMVDFGFFICKQKKFNYRFCVKTRRFTETQKKKQREEKKGGGSRRRERRTAPKTNRTKRNEGRTRRYSDRKNGIVRKSYTSNEEKDTVEECRKVPRKGYLRNRNAEKAAAVIASATGTSVAGGTSASTTTNSVIEKLNVQSSSGADEERSEAKSKKCELMGKLWLQNEVETLEEELRDSPAHVVMSPFVVVDSKALTEYNGIVKSLVRTKKCIVLIPNAVLNELDDLKKRSENVRHVIRWLEQEFKQGNRHLRAQRDNESQPLSLLKISRKMDRDASVFLQIAQFCNHLVANHSDPHVSELQKSVVTYLSGDNLHEKNRQQQNFSYTGILDSIPVRYAQIQSFYAKFKANKK; encoded by the exons ATGCAAAGTggat TACCTCTTGAAATGGAGGCGACACTCAGCTCGGGAGGATCGAATACCTCCAGCGAGTGCGCCATGGACAGTGGGACAAACCGCTGTCGGGGATTGGAGCCCAATAATGGCACATGCACCCTCAGCCAGGAGGTAAAGGATCTATACAG ATCCCTCTACACCGCCTCCAAGCAACTGGACGATGCCAAGAAGAATGTCCAGACCGTGGGCCAGCTGTTCCAGCACGAGATCGAGGAAAAGCGCTCGCTGCTGGTGCAGCTGTGCAAGCAGATCATCTTCAAGGACTACCAGTCAGTGGGCAAGAAGGTGCGCGAGGTGATGTGGCGTCGTGGCTACTACGAGTTCATCGCCTTTGTCAAGAAGAGCTGGCACAAGCAGTGCCAGGATGCGGCCAACGCCCAGGAGAACATGCAGAAGCTAGAGCGATTCCTTTGCGCCGGCATCTTCAACTACAAGAGATTGTCGTCCCGCATGGAGGAGATCTACGACCTCGACTTAAAGTACCTAATTGATTTCTCCATCATCAGTGATGGCTACATCAGCGACATGATCGGGGACACCAAGGAGGCGTCGCATTCGGGCACTCAGGCGGTGGACAAGAGCCTGGAGGCGGTGTCTTTTGCCCTCGACACCATACATTCGTCGCTGCTCAGCCTGGGTGATCTGCATCGCTACTTCCTCGACTTCCGAATCGACAGCAAGTTAAGTATTAGCAAGGAGCAGGTGGCCAAGTACTATCTGGAGGCCTTCAAGCTCAATCCGGCCATTGGCATGGCCCAGAATCAGTTGGGAACACTGTACTACGGCCAGAATCACGATTTGGACTCAACATACCACTACTTGTACTCCCTCGTGTGCATCATACCCTTCGAACTGAGCGAGAATAATCTGAACAAGCTGTTTGGCAAGCACACCGAATACCTGGAGCAGATGGATCCCGAGAAGCTGGACTTTAGCATCGAGGACTTCTTTGCCCGGTTCTATCTCATCGTGGACATATTCTTCTTCGACAAGGAGGTGCCGGACTTCAACGCCCTGTGCCACTGCGTGCTGATCGATCTGCGCAAGATTCTTTGCTCCCAGCAGCTGCGCGTTCCGGAGCCAAGTATCTTCAAGATAGTCTCCATTCTGTTCTTCTGCCTGTCCAAGCTGAAGATGATCAACTCACCCAAGGTCTACTCGCTGCACGCCTTCCTGGTGGCCGCCTGTTCCGATCTGATGGACGCCTGCATTGTCAGCATCGAGCAGACCATCTTGGCCCGCGCCCAGGACAACGAACGCTTCCAAAAGGAGTACGAGCAGCGTTTCCAGGAGTTCGACACGGTGGTGCGCAAGTCTCGCAACGAGTACAAGAACTGGCTGGCAGCAGTGGGCGAGTGTGAGCGCAAGGACAAGAAGATGATGCCGCGACCGCATTCCCTCAAGGACTGCAGCTCCGATTCACGCGACAGCCAGCACTCCGGCGAGGAGGCGAAGACCCAGGAGGCAGCCGACGGCGACAAGATCGGCGAGGCCGTCTCCACGCGCTCCAGCGACGAGGCAAAGGAGTCGGACCTGAAGACCCCGCTCTCCTGCAAGAGCAAGCGCCGGGGAATGCGTCTGCGCCGCCGGCGTCGCAAGATCGCCCAGTCGGACGACAGCTCCTGCTACGACAGCGAGAGCGATCTGGACACGGACTTCTACAGTGACGAGGAGGACTACACAGATCTCAGCTCGAACTTCGACACCGACTTCAGTGACATCGATGCAGCTGATCCTGGGGAGCCATGTGGCGAGGAGCACTATGGAGCAG cTTCATACATCAAGAAGGAGCGCAAGTGTGGCGGCGGCTTAGGTGGTGGCCTAGTTTACTCCGACAACGAAGACGTTGTTATTGAAGAGGAGAAAATCGTGTACCCCGAGGAAGTGGAGCGCAGATCCAACTCACAGGAGGTGGACTCCGAGGAGTTGCTGCGTAGCTTTGAGGTGCTGCAGCTGAACTTCAAGAGCGCAGAGGAGGCACAGACCAAGAAGCCAGTGGAGGGTGTCCAGACCGCTCCGCCTGCTCCCGTCAGCTTCTCGGAGCCGCCCAAGAAGCTTGTGTATCGCAACAAGTACACCAAGATCAATCCCAACATAGTCATCGACTGTCTGCACAATGAGCCGACCATCAGAGCTCTGAAAATGCTGTTCGACTGGCTGCGCATCAACCCCGAGATCCTCATCGGCTGCTACCACTCGAATCCGGAGTTCGTGCACAAGATCATGAAGCTGCTGAACTACTGCAACATTGATGTCTTCACCAGAAAGGTTTACTTTGAGCGCGAGCTTCTGACCACCGCCAATGTGCGCGATTCCCTGGTCGAGCTGTTCGATGTGCGGGCCAATGTGCCACTGACCGAGGACTTTGCCTTCAAGAACTTCGACATCTTCCAGAGCACCCAGATCACGCTGGACTGGGAGACCATCATTCGGGAGCGCGTTACTCCGCATGAGGAGTCTATACTCCGTATTTTCAAAATGGTTGACTTTGGCTTCTTCATTTGCAAACAGAAGAAGTTCAACTACAGATTCTGCGTCAAGACGCGCCGTTTCACCGAGACCCAGAAGAAGAAACAGCGCGAGGAGAAGAAGGGTGGCGGCTCCCGACGTCGCGAACGGCGCACCGCCCCAAAAACCAATCGCACAAAGCGGAACGAGGGACGCACGCGTCGCTACTCGGATCGCAAGAACGGCATTGTCCGCAAGAGCTACACCAGCAACGAGGAGAAGGACACCGTGGAGGAGTGTCGCAAGGTGCCGCGCAAGGGCTACCTACGAAATCGCAACGCTGAGAAGGCGGCTGCGGTCATAGCCAGTGCTACGGGAACCTCCGTGGCCGGTGGAACTTCCGCCTCCACGACCACAAACAGCGTCATCGAGAAACTGAACGTACAATCCAGCTCGGGGGCCGACGAGGAGCGCTCGGAGGCCAAGTCGAAGAAGTGCGAGCTCATGGGCAAACTATGGCTGCAGAACGAGGTGGAGACactggaggaggagctgcGGGACAGTCCCGCCCATGTGGTGATGTCCCCATTCGTTGTGGTCGATTCGAAGGCATTGACCGAATACAATGGCATAGTCAAGTCGTTGGTGAGGACCAAGAAGTGCATTGTCCTCATCCCGAATGCAG TGCTCAATGAATTGGATGACTTGAAGAAACGCAGCGAAAATGTACGTCATGTCATCCGTTGGTTGGAACAGGAGTTTAAGCAGGGCAATAGGCACTTGCGTGCCCAGCGCGATAACGAAAGTCAGCCGCTTTCCCTGCTCAAGATATCACGCAAGATGG ATCGTGATGCCTCGGTTTTCCTGCAGATTGCCCAGTTCTGCAATCACCTGGTGGCCAACCACTCCGATCCGCACGTAAGCGAGCTGCAGAAGAGCGTCGTCACGTACTTGTCGGGCGATAATCTGCACGAGAAGAACCGCCAGCAGCAAAACTTTAGCTACACCGGCATCCTGGACTCGATACCCGTCCGCTATGCCCAGATCCAGAGCTTCTACGCCAAATTCAAggccaacaaaaaatga
- the LOC128262127 gene encoding nonsense-mediated mRNA decay factor SMG5 isoform X2, which produces MEATLSSGGSNTSSECAMDSGTNRCRGLEPNNGTCTLSQEVKDLYRSLYTASKQLDDAKKNVQTVGQLFQHEIEEKRSLLVQLCKQIIFKDYQSVGKKVREVMWRRGYYEFIAFVKKSWHKQCQDAANAQENMQKLERFLCAGIFNYKRLSSRMEEIYDLDLKYLIDFSIISDGYISDMIGDTKEASHSGTQAVDKSLEAVSFALDTIHSSLLSLGDLHRYFLDFRIDSKLSISKEQVAKYYLEAFKLNPAIGMAQNQLGTLYYGQNHDLDSTYHYLYSLVCIIPFELSENNLNKLFGKHTEYLEQMDPEKLDFSIEDFFARFYLIVDIFFFDKEVPDFNALCHCVLIDLRKILCSQQLRVPEPSIFKIVSILFFCLSKLKMINSPKVYSLHAFLVAACSDLMDACIVSIEQTILARAQDNERFQKEYEQRFQEFDTVVRKSRNEYKNWLAAVGECERKDKKMMPRPHSLKDCSSDSRDSQHSGEEAKTQEAADGDKIGEAVSTRSSDEAKESDLKTPLSCKSKRRGMRLRRRRRKIAQSDDSSCYDSESDLDTDFYSDEEDYTDLSSNFDTDFSDIDAADPGEPCGEEHYGAASYIKKERKCGGGLGGGLVYSDNEDVVIEEEKIVYPEEVERRSNSQEVDSEELLRSFEVLQLNFKSAEEAQTKKPVEGVQTAPPAPVSFSEPPKKLVYRNKYTKINPNIVIDCLHNEPTIRALKMLFDWLRINPEILIGCYHSNPEFVHKIMKLLNYCNIDVFTRKVYFERELLTTANVRDSLVELFDVRANVPLTEDFAFKNFDIFQSTQITLDWETIIRERVTPHEESILRIFKMVDFGFFICKQKKFNYRFCVKTRRFTETQKKKQREEKKGGGSRRRERRTAPKTNRTKRNEGRTRRYSDRKNGIVRKSYTSNEEKDTVEECRKVPRKGYLRNRNAEKAAAVIASATGTSVAGGTSASTTTNSVIEKLNVQSSSGADEERSEAKSKKCELMGKLWLQNEVETLEEELRDSPAHVVMSPFVVVDSKALTEYNGIVKSLVRTKKCIVLIPNAVLNELDDLKKRSENVRHVIRWLEQEFKQGNRHLRAQRDNESQPLSLLKISRKMDRDASVFLQIAQFCNHLVANHSDPHVSELQKSVVTYLSGDNLHEKNRQQQNFSYTGILDSIPVRYAQIQSFYAKFKANKK; this is translated from the exons ATGGAGGCGACACTCAGCTCGGGAGGATCGAATACCTCCAGCGAGTGCGCCATGGACAGTGGGACAAACCGCTGTCGGGGATTGGAGCCCAATAATGGCACATGCACCCTCAGCCAGGAGGTAAAGGATCTATACAG ATCCCTCTACACCGCCTCCAAGCAACTGGACGATGCCAAGAAGAATGTCCAGACCGTGGGCCAGCTGTTCCAGCACGAGATCGAGGAAAAGCGCTCGCTGCTGGTGCAGCTGTGCAAGCAGATCATCTTCAAGGACTACCAGTCAGTGGGCAAGAAGGTGCGCGAGGTGATGTGGCGTCGTGGCTACTACGAGTTCATCGCCTTTGTCAAGAAGAGCTGGCACAAGCAGTGCCAGGATGCGGCCAACGCCCAGGAGAACATGCAGAAGCTAGAGCGATTCCTTTGCGCCGGCATCTTCAACTACAAGAGATTGTCGTCCCGCATGGAGGAGATCTACGACCTCGACTTAAAGTACCTAATTGATTTCTCCATCATCAGTGATGGCTACATCAGCGACATGATCGGGGACACCAAGGAGGCGTCGCATTCGGGCACTCAGGCGGTGGACAAGAGCCTGGAGGCGGTGTCTTTTGCCCTCGACACCATACATTCGTCGCTGCTCAGCCTGGGTGATCTGCATCGCTACTTCCTCGACTTCCGAATCGACAGCAAGTTAAGTATTAGCAAGGAGCAGGTGGCCAAGTACTATCTGGAGGCCTTCAAGCTCAATCCGGCCATTGGCATGGCCCAGAATCAGTTGGGAACACTGTACTACGGCCAGAATCACGATTTGGACTCAACATACCACTACTTGTACTCCCTCGTGTGCATCATACCCTTCGAACTGAGCGAGAATAATCTGAACAAGCTGTTTGGCAAGCACACCGAATACCTGGAGCAGATGGATCCCGAGAAGCTGGACTTTAGCATCGAGGACTTCTTTGCCCGGTTCTATCTCATCGTGGACATATTCTTCTTCGACAAGGAGGTGCCGGACTTCAACGCCCTGTGCCACTGCGTGCTGATCGATCTGCGCAAGATTCTTTGCTCCCAGCAGCTGCGCGTTCCGGAGCCAAGTATCTTCAAGATAGTCTCCATTCTGTTCTTCTGCCTGTCCAAGCTGAAGATGATCAACTCACCCAAGGTCTACTCGCTGCACGCCTTCCTGGTGGCCGCCTGTTCCGATCTGATGGACGCCTGCATTGTCAGCATCGAGCAGACCATCTTGGCCCGCGCCCAGGACAACGAACGCTTCCAAAAGGAGTACGAGCAGCGTTTCCAGGAGTTCGACACGGTGGTGCGCAAGTCTCGCAACGAGTACAAGAACTGGCTGGCAGCAGTGGGCGAGTGTGAGCGCAAGGACAAGAAGATGATGCCGCGACCGCATTCCCTCAAGGACTGCAGCTCCGATTCACGCGACAGCCAGCACTCCGGCGAGGAGGCGAAGACCCAGGAGGCAGCCGACGGCGACAAGATCGGCGAGGCCGTCTCCACGCGCTCCAGCGACGAGGCAAAGGAGTCGGACCTGAAGACCCCGCTCTCCTGCAAGAGCAAGCGCCGGGGAATGCGTCTGCGCCGCCGGCGTCGCAAGATCGCCCAGTCGGACGACAGCTCCTGCTACGACAGCGAGAGCGATCTGGACACGGACTTCTACAGTGACGAGGAGGACTACACAGATCTCAGCTCGAACTTCGACACCGACTTCAGTGACATCGATGCAGCTGATCCTGGGGAGCCATGTGGCGAGGAGCACTATGGAGCAG cTTCATACATCAAGAAGGAGCGCAAGTGTGGCGGCGGCTTAGGTGGTGGCCTAGTTTACTCCGACAACGAAGACGTTGTTATTGAAGAGGAGAAAATCGTGTACCCCGAGGAAGTGGAGCGCAGATCCAACTCACAGGAGGTGGACTCCGAGGAGTTGCTGCGTAGCTTTGAGGTGCTGCAGCTGAACTTCAAGAGCGCAGAGGAGGCACAGACCAAGAAGCCAGTGGAGGGTGTCCAGACCGCTCCGCCTGCTCCCGTCAGCTTCTCGGAGCCGCCCAAGAAGCTTGTGTATCGCAACAAGTACACCAAGATCAATCCCAACATAGTCATCGACTGTCTGCACAATGAGCCGACCATCAGAGCTCTGAAAATGCTGTTCGACTGGCTGCGCATCAACCCCGAGATCCTCATCGGCTGCTACCACTCGAATCCGGAGTTCGTGCACAAGATCATGAAGCTGCTGAACTACTGCAACATTGATGTCTTCACCAGAAAGGTTTACTTTGAGCGCGAGCTTCTGACCACCGCCAATGTGCGCGATTCCCTGGTCGAGCTGTTCGATGTGCGGGCCAATGTGCCACTGACCGAGGACTTTGCCTTCAAGAACTTCGACATCTTCCAGAGCACCCAGATCACGCTGGACTGGGAGACCATCATTCGGGAGCGCGTTACTCCGCATGAGGAGTCTATACTCCGTATTTTCAAAATGGTTGACTTTGGCTTCTTCATTTGCAAACAGAAGAAGTTCAACTACAGATTCTGCGTCAAGACGCGCCGTTTCACCGAGACCCAGAAGAAGAAACAGCGCGAGGAGAAGAAGGGTGGCGGCTCCCGACGTCGCGAACGGCGCACCGCCCCAAAAACCAATCGCACAAAGCGGAACGAGGGACGCACGCGTCGCTACTCGGATCGCAAGAACGGCATTGTCCGCAAGAGCTACACCAGCAACGAGGAGAAGGACACCGTGGAGGAGTGTCGCAAGGTGCCGCGCAAGGGCTACCTACGAAATCGCAACGCTGAGAAGGCGGCTGCGGTCATAGCCAGTGCTACGGGAACCTCCGTGGCCGGTGGAACTTCCGCCTCCACGACCACAAACAGCGTCATCGAGAAACTGAACGTACAATCCAGCTCGGGGGCCGACGAGGAGCGCTCGGAGGCCAAGTCGAAGAAGTGCGAGCTCATGGGCAAACTATGGCTGCAGAACGAGGTGGAGACactggaggaggagctgcGGGACAGTCCCGCCCATGTGGTGATGTCCCCATTCGTTGTGGTCGATTCGAAGGCATTGACCGAATACAATGGCATAGTCAAGTCGTTGGTGAGGACCAAGAAGTGCATTGTCCTCATCCCGAATGCAG TGCTCAATGAATTGGATGACTTGAAGAAACGCAGCGAAAATGTACGTCATGTCATCCGTTGGTTGGAACAGGAGTTTAAGCAGGGCAATAGGCACTTGCGTGCCCAGCGCGATAACGAAAGTCAGCCGCTTTCCCTGCTCAAGATATCACGCAAGATGG ATCGTGATGCCTCGGTTTTCCTGCAGATTGCCCAGTTCTGCAATCACCTGGTGGCCAACCACTCCGATCCGCACGTAAGCGAGCTGCAGAAGAGCGTCGTCACGTACTTGTCGGGCGATAATCTGCACGAGAAGAACCGCCAGCAGCAAAACTTTAGCTACACCGGCATCCTGGACTCGATACCCGTCCGCTATGCCCAGATCCAGAGCTTCTACGCCAAATTCAAggccaacaaaaaatga